The DNA window aaaccatttattaatttattcagttaGTCAATTTGAAGCTGGAATAGAGCCTTATCCTCAAGGCAGGTTGATGAGTATGTATAGTAAGGTGATGGATGTGGTCTTGATGTTCAGCTCCACAGCGTTCAGCCACAGCACCTAAATCTGCACCAAAGGCAGCTCCAGCTGCAACGCGAGGCGCAGGAACAGGCGGCGGCAGCGATGAAGAGAAAGGAGCACTTACTCAGATGGTAAGACTTTACAAGAAATGTGGGTAAATGAAGGGTAAATACTTCTTTAATTTTaggtatttttaaattattttattatagcaatttttgtttttattgttcttatttaaaatcttttttatatatatttatataaatattttttatagatattttattaatgataataataatagtttattgttgttatataaaaatgtatgtaattctTTGCTTATGCTCATCTGAGCAGATAAATGACCTGAAGGCTACTATTGCTGACATGGAAAAGGAAAGGGATTTCTACTTTGGCAAACTGAGAAACATTGAGCTCATCTGCCAGGAGAAAGAGGGTGAGGGTGATCCTTCGCTGCAAAAGATTGTGGATATTCTGTACGCCACAGACGTAAGTGTATATCAGTGTTTAAAGAAAATCTCATACTAAACTGTCTTCAGCCCGCTGAGTTCtgtggttttctgtttttaaacaggATGGTTTTGTAATTCCCGAGGATGAGGGGGGCGAACCAGAAGAGTTTTGACCAATACAGGGGTGACCGTTTTAAGAAAAATTGCCCTGCTGGATACACACAAATGTACATACTGGCTGATTCCTGCTGTTCTGCTGCACTTGTCTTTGGTCCATCATTTTGGACTTTGACTTTTGAATGTCTTTTTATTCAGGGAAGTTCTATACCTTGAAttttcagcttcttttttttttacttgccattaaaacaaaattatttttgtgaatgGAAAATAaagtacttataaaaaaaaaaaagctgtttgtatAAAGCAGTCCAATGAGGTCTGACTGGCCACTGCCTAAACAAACTCAAGGTATTGTTTTCAAACATGAGCAAGCCATTCTGATCcattcattctttaaaaaaaaaaaacatacagccaTCAGGTATGCCTTTGCTGGTATTTAGTTTCTGATCTGTGCATTTGACTGATAACAGAACCATTGTGAGAGAAGTTCACTTCCTCTAATAAGCTCTGAAGCAGGATGTGTCAACCTTTTGCATTTCCCTTTTACAAGCACACAAGACCTTGAGGAACCGCTTGACAGTCATAAGACTTTGTTTTAACTAGCCAAAGCTGTTGAGCTGCAAATACCACCATCGTCGGGTAGTTGTTGATGTTAAATATGAGAAAGTTaggcagtttttttgttgttgtttttgctgcaTGCTTTATTTTACATTCGACATCCCACATTTACTATGTATTAAATATActcatatactgaaaaaaaaaaaaaatatatatatatatatattatatataatatacttaatgTGTGACTTTTGCATACAGGCAAAATGTGTAGTAAATCGGTCCACATTTTATCATTGGGAAACAATCACTTTTCCCATGGTTTTGACTTTCTGGGCATTTGAGGAACCGTGGGCTGCTCATGACAAGGTTTGATGTCCAGTTCTCGGAGTCCAGGAACCTCCTCCCCTGCTTGAATCATGCAGAACACCTCTGGGAAAGACAGAGACGGCGGCTCCGTTATCGCATCTGCTGCATCTGCCTCCCTCTCTCGAGCCACCTCCACATCATTCTGCTGTTCCATCGATGTATTTGCTAATCGTCACAGCTCTGTCAAGACAATTCAAAGCAATTCATGATTTTAGTTTACTTTGCTCCTCTGAGATTTGTAATCAAATGTGATGTCGCGTTACCGAAGTACCCGTTACTGAAGAAAACTTTTCAGTAGCTTAAATCGTGTTTAGGCCATAGACTATAGTACAAAAAAAGTTTCACTTCCTAAATGGCACGAATAAACCCCTTGAACGCAGcgtgacattttatttaaactactATCACGTACTTAtttagtaaatgtaaattaaaaaaaaaaaaaaattaggcaaagcttaattttaaatCACCCTGCCTTTATGTCTACCAAAGTGTCGACTTCCGAAAGTCTCCAACCCGTCTTCCAATCAccgattttaaaataaaagtcccttACTCAAACGCACTACAGgtcggttttatttttatttaatcatttttacttttgtactttacacacacatattattttaaatagtagccTACTACTGAAATTTAAATTCACTTAAAGCTAAATGCACTATTTTgcttacttttaattatttatttgtattttttgtcagaTTCCTTGTCTGACTGAAAATCTAAAGTATGACTCAAACTATATCAGCCTTTAAGTATGCAACGTAAATTCGTATTTATTGTCCAGTATAATTCCTAAAGAAATATAGTTATTTGTAACCAGCCAAGTAACATCAAACAATAGGCTAACTGGTAAAttgtaaaatcataaaataaattttttaggCAGAAAACGGTTTGCTACTTATTTTATCAGtcattcaaatagttttttaaagaattgcatTAGAGATGTTTACACATTTCCCATGTACTGTACAAGCATAAAAGATGAGGTTGTCTGAGATAGTACAGTACAGACCTGTGGGAAGATGGACTTGGCCCTCTACCTGTCGCCCCACCTATGTTTAAGTCAATCATTAAAAAGTGAGCTCAGAAATACATCGCTTAGGCAATAGGAAGCCACCTTGATATAGATTTGTCATAACTATTTATACACAGTTATTCACATCTAAGCATCAGTTATTGCAGCTAAACCGATAACAGATAAGTGGGTATTAACTATCTAGGGGGTCCTAATAAAAATTCTTGAAAATTTCTGATTTCACTGGAGAATGGGGAAGACGGACAACTGCACGTTCATGGGAGGTGGGATCCCTCTGTCATCTGAGTTCTTTAAAGGTAAGAGATTTAGCACACTATGATGAAAGGTGCAGATATCAAATCAAACGATGCCTACTGTGTGCTGCTTATGGAGCCTGTGTTACAATGCTGAAAGTAATTTTCCCCGGATAATGACAGGAATGACTGTACATTGCAATGTAAAACATGGATGATTATATGCTGTACAATTTGTATATGCAGTGAAAAGATAACACAGATGAAACTGCTCATCAGTCAACAATATCCACAGAGCTATTTGAGTCAGTTATATTGTTTACCCATTTTccaaacatttactttttacCATTTTCACTTGTTTCTTATTACCCCAAAAGTGTGACTCTTGGCCAAATTGACCAGATGTCTTATTTTAGATACATGAATGGGTACCAGGCTTAGAAATGATGTCTGTTTGAGCCCTTTTAACTaaatgtttcattgtaatggAAATAGGTTCTTTAGATTGCTAAAatgttcttccaaaaaaaaaaaaaaagagtattttaacaactgtttactgaaaaaatatttttggaatgtaTAATGGTTCTTATATTGCGTTACCCgaagctttattttaaagagtttggttttgtttgttctgCTTATAGTGATCAAGAATGATCTCTGGCTGTTCCTCCTTCCTGCTGTGTTTGCTGTGCTTCTGCTTGCTCTCTTCATGGAGGAGATCGGCTTCTTTCTGCACCACGTCCCCTCTCAGCGGCGTAGACGTCTCAGCCTGTGGATCCTGGGAATATATCCAGTAAAGCAGCACCTTctcattcaattcattttttaattcctTTAGTTACCCTTTGGtgacattttgtttctttaacaGGTCTTCGGGATGACGTCTATCATTGCGCTGTATATTCCACGCTCATCATCTCTGTGCAATTTCATTGCATCTCTGTGAGTGACTTTTGACTTCCACTGTTGTACTCAAATTGCACAATAGTGATCCGAATGGACAGGCATATCTGTATGGAATGCTTTGTATTTCTTGGCAGTTATCACTCCATTACACTCTTGAAGTTCATGGGTCTTATCAAAGACTTCTTCGGTGGAAAGACTCGCATGCTGGAGATGTTAGCAGGGCAGCACGTGTCTCCAAACCCCTTCccttgttgttgctgctgctgtcttCCTCTCTTCAACATCAACAAGTACTTCACTTACACCtgcataaatgtttaatttgcagTAAATTTATAAGTATTGGTCTGTTTCATTTTGACAGAGAAATCTTAACTTTTGTCTTCCTTAAGGACCAGTGTGAGCTGGATGATGGCTGCTGTTCTTCAGCTCTCTGTGGTCAGAACAATTCTGTTCTTCCTCACTCTTGTCCTCTGGACTGATGAACAATATGACTACGGGGATGtgagtctgttatgctcaccaaggctgcattatttgatcaaaaatacagtaaaaacatgtgttttctattttaatatactttttttttttctggtgatggcaaagttgaattttgaGCAGCCactattccagtcttcagtgtcatattattcttcagaaatcatttgatcATTATCAGTTATTACTGGTGGTCAATTATTAATactggttcttattattatcaatgttgaaagtttaaaactgcttaaaattttgtggaaaatgtgatattttatttatgatttacacaaaaatatatataatatatataatattcttgaGCAAAAAATTAACGTATTAATATGAtctctaaaggatcatgtgattgaagactggagtaatggctgctgaaaattcagctttgccatcataggaataaattacattttaaaatctgtttaaatatattacaaatttgtGATTGACATGACCAAGGATATTTTTAGAATTGGCTGTGAGGCAGGGTTTTCActagtaggaaaaaaaatcatactccTTGCAATGCAGATTTGACTTATTTTCTGAACTACATTATGTGACTCTTCATAATCTGTTTCTCTTAGGTGAATTCAGTTAATCTCAACATGTATGTCAATGCCATCATTGCCGTATCCACATTTCTGTCCTTCTATGGCTACTTGCTGTTTTATAAAGCCACAAAAAGGGCATTGCCTGGATATGGTCTTCGAGCCAAGTTTATCTGCATCATTGTCATTCTGGTCCTTTGTGGACTACAGAGTGGAATTCTGGAGACCATGGGTGCGCTGAATGTCATCCCCTGCGCTCCTCCCTTCTCTGACCTGTTTCGGTCTCAGTGTAAGAATCATAAAACATTCCTATTGATTTCCCCAAAGTTTTGGGATCCAGAAACTGGTATACATGCACTTTAAGTTctttaatttattacaataatgaTTTTCTTTCATCTTGTCTCTCTTTCCTGTGGTCTCTTTAAGTAATCTACCACTATTCTGTAATTGTGGAGATGTTCTGCATAAGCCTCTTTGCACATCACGCATTCCGGAAAGTTGAACCCTGTCATGACGAAGGTGAAGAAATGGAAATTGATGTCATAAGTGCTCTCAATGAAAAGGCAGTTCAGACAGAAGATGAGCTGCCAATCGCTGTGCAGCTCTCCTCTCAAGAAGACGATCCTTGCTATTCTAATCTTGGATACAATAGCGACAGTGAAGACAGCCTTTGTAAAATTGAGCATGCACCATTGGACCGCTTCCCCTTCCCCTTACAGCACAGACTGCAAACTGCAGCAAACACTGAGAAAATACACACTACACCACCTAAGGACTTCATGAGTGTGGAGCGGCCGACAATTACTGTCAGTGCTGAAATTAACCATGTTAACAATGGGGATGCTACTGTTgtatagaagagagagagagagaaaaaagtataGCTGTACTTATACTTTAAAATGCTTATACTTTAAGTGTGACATTATTACACTTCATATGTCTGTGACTCCACTGGGACCAGGAAACTAAATCAaggtatttaaaagtaaaatgtaatgaaatgtaaatttcatcagcatatcatgtttttatttcttgtaatcTCTAATATAGTACCTGAAGTTTACcgttataaatgcatttaaataaaaagtacttaAGTCTTAAGACTAGGCCCcagatactgtatatatgtttatataaaaaaagtgtacatatttATCAGTGGTAAAATTGTGGATTCAATAGAGTTTTACATTTGAacctataaaacctaaatatgGCCCAGCGTAGACGCCATACTGAATTTGGCTGTCAAAAATTCAATATGACTCAACCCTGGTCACTGAGCCAATTTCTATGAAGACAACTTAacgatttgtttattaaaattgtttattaaaaatgtttttcacgtGTATTTCTTATACTGAATAatataaaatccaaaataaataaataaataaataaaatgctaaataatgaaCAACTACAACCCCAAATAGTGATTTTCAGTTGTTTACACTAGACGACCTGACGACGCCTCCTGCAGTGCCGCGCTCAATGGGGTTGACCAATAAGCGTTAGGTATTCCTCTCCTAGCAACAGGTCGACCATTCATCAACACGAATGCCGTAACGCGTTTTTCCGGTATGGGAATCCAGCTTGCGGCGTCTAGACGAACAAGGAGCAAGATTTGAAAGGTAGGATTACTTTTGCTTCCTTCAAATAGCGAATTATGCTGTTCAGATGCACGTCCCAAATAAACTGCAATGAACAAACTTGCGGTTTCAAATACTGTTATACTAGGGAGCTTTTAATTGGTTGATAACATTACTCGTGTACAGAAAGTGACACTTGTGATAATTTCTTAAGGAATAGACTTTATGAAGCCCTTTACATATGGTTTAAAATTGCAGGGTGTCCTGTAAACATTCATGGAAGGACCCCCAGTCTCTGTGCCGCAGAGAAAGACTTGTTTGCAAGCAGCTCAGTGTGACAAAGAACAACTTTAATGACTATGGAGTATCTGTGTAACTACAAAAAACACAAGGTGAGTTATTAATTTTGCGGAGCATGTACAGTTGTGACAGTATGTGTCAGTTTTCCGAAATTggggatcggacaatatttggcagagatacaattatttgaaaatctggaatctgagggtgcaaaaaaaatcaaaatactgagaaaatcgcctttaaaatcgtccaaatgaattcttagcaatgcatatcactaatcgaaaattaagtttttatatatttacggtaggaaatgtacaaaatatcttcatggaacatgatctttacctaatatcctaatgatttttggcataaaagaaaaagcaataattttgacccatacaatgttttttggctattgctagaaATATACCCcagctacttaagactggttttgtggtccagggtcacaattgtgTTCTAGTCATTAGTAGCTCCAACTCTTCCTCCTTATTCTTATCATATTCCCAATTTATATGATTCAAATCACTGTAACCTTTAAATATGCCTGTTCAGGGTCGAGAGTTCTTCTTGGTGAAGTGGAAGAGCTACACAGAGTCAGAAAACATGGGAGCCTCTGAAAAATCTTAAATGCCCCATACTCTTACACCAATTCCAAGAAGACATGAAGGCGGCTCTGCTTCAATCCAACAAACCACTCGATTCAGAGTCTTTGAGTGCCCCTATTGTCTCCTTACTTCTTCAGAAGGCCAAGCAGCGTATGAAGGTTCAAAAATGGGAAGACCTCATGAACCAGACTTGCAGACACAAGGGCCGAATATTCATCTGTAATGAGGTTGACCTGGACGGGCTTCCTTAGAACTTCACCTACATTACTGAGAATAAGTAAGGGAAAGGAGTAGATGTGAACCCAGTGATAGTGTGCTGCGAATGTGACGGCTGCTGTCCAGGGCTCCTGAAGCATCGGAGGACATATAATGACAGTGGACAGGTGAAAGTGATGCCCATCTACGAGTGCAACTCCAAGTGCCAATGTGGGACAGAGTGTGCAAATAGGGTTTTGCAAAAAGGTATTCATTACGATCTGTGCATCTTCAAAACAGCCAATGGCAGAGGGTGGGGAGTGCTGCAGAGGATTTACAAAAACAGCTTTGTTATGGAGTATCTTGAAAAGGTAAGCAAATTAAAAGTATAGTTTATCCAAGaaatgtcattccaaatttgTGTGaacaccaaaaatattaaatataacattatatattaagtatgacaaaaaagatattttgaagaatgtttcagctgtttatgTCTATACAAGGAAATCACATTAAACCCATTTCACAGCCGTGAAATGgtacagacatttttcaaaatactttcttttgtgttccacagagttATTAGAGGTTTGGagtgatatgagggtgagtaaatgatgacagattttcttTTATCcctaaaaatagtttaatttggGTGTATCCTGTTCTGTGAATATTGATTGCTAACCTGCTGTCAGCTGTGTGTTGCATCAGATCATCACGACAGAGGAAGCAGAGAGGAGAGGAGTGGTGTATGATAAGCAGGGCGTCACCTGCTTGTTTGATCTGGACTATGTGGATGATGTCTAGACCATCAATGCAGCTCGTTATGGAAACATCTCTCACTTTGTCAACCACAGCGTGAGCACTTACTAGCTGTACACATCATCTGGCCTCTCTATCAAGTAATTTGGAACAGATTCTTGtaaagtgatatttatttataaaaggtATGTTGCATGAATATGTGTTTTctttatgttaaagggatagtccaccccaaaatgaaaatcttgtcattaatcacttactgtGCCAcacggatacattttctacatgtatttacgctttgatttgaaagaaaacagcgtatccttgtggtgcggctgacacagaagagcgtaagctgcctgcctTCAGctaatattctccaaaatggcgctacggtgatgtggagagacacagaggagacaaattgttgaataaagtcattatttttggtttattcgCGTACAAACAGTATTTTTGTCGCTTCATagcgttacggttgaaccactgatgacacttgacgatgcttttcatatttttctggaccttgacagtgtattttacttggcagtctatgggacagtcacaagtctcctgattttcatccaaaatatcttaaattgtgttccgaagacaaactaagcttttaagagtttggaacgacatgggggtaagtgataaatgaaaaaaaaaacattttagggtggagtaaccctttaaccaaataaaacattacatttgataGTTTGTGGATTGTAGAGTAATATGTAGTCTCACTTTAAGAATGTTGCTTACCGGTATATGTAAATGTCTACATTTGCCACCAGATGGTGCTATTGTATTCATAAAACCTTTGGTTTAATGTAAACCAaatttttacagatgaaatggcAACAAGGGAGTTACAGGCAACAAAAGTCCTCAGAAGGTCTAAAGTTTGTGAAAATTACAAAGATAACCATGTGAGGGTTCTTAttagaaatagtttttattaGAAATATGGGTCAAAACAGATTGTACTTCAATTTCTTTTAAAGTTATAGTGAATATGGGAGAGGTTGCAGTAGAACCTTACAGATAGAGTCATCTAGCCTTGCTTGATCTGTGGCCCGGATCCCGAGCTTGGGCCAGAGAGAGACAGTCAGCTCAgctttaaccccccccccccccccccccccccccccgttgaAGTCTTCCTTCCTGCTATAATTCTGGTCATTTATATATCCATACCTCTTTTTCACAGCTATCTTCTCATCTGTAGAACCTATATAAACTCTATGATATTCTCTTTCAGTCTACCATGAGTCTAAGAGCGAGTGGTTGCCTTTATTGGATTTGCTGTGGATCAAACCTCACTAAGCGCAGACTGGCAAACATTAATCAGTTGACCTCACACATATGGTCTGAGCATCTAACCGTGGCCAATCTCACGCCGAGTGGACTAATGTTCATCCACCGTATGCTGCTCATCACTTCACAGTTGAACTCCTGTGGAACCTCTCTGTCAACTTTAGATTACAATATTATTGAGGCGGCTGTAGAAACATCAAACCAGCCTGCTATAATATGATGTTATTAGATGCTCATGCAAATATTCTGTAATTGGAAATATCAGAGGAACAGTGTGAGGATCTGAATGAACATATTTGTTTTCACTTGAAAATCTGATGTGAAGTTTATCTAAATTGTTGGTCTGTCAAGGGGAAATGTCCATCCAGTTTTGTTCAGTGTTACTCTGGCACATTTTACTGACTCAATCTGGTCTTTCTGCAGTGCAGACCATGAACCATATCAGGCAGATTAAGGTCAATGGTCAACTCATAATCCAAGCGTGTGAACCTGAGGTGTCAGCGAAATAGCAAAATGCAGGATTCAGACATGTTGACAAAATAATGAAGACTACtcagttaaaaatatttctaactCACCCCTGAACTAAGTTTCTTACTGCATTGAGTAAAGGTCACACAACATTAgtcaaaaatgcaacaaaagtaaacttttattgtcatgttgaaaaaaacaaaacaaaaaaaaacctcctgTTGATTTACAGCTCAAGATATCTGAAAGCTGACTCATGTTTCCTCCatcaagcccccccccccccccccccagacccTTCATTCATCATGCATTCACAAATAAACAACTCCCGAGTTGCTCAACTAA is part of the Cyprinus carpio isolate SPL01 chromosome A8, ASM1834038v1, whole genome shotgun sequence genome and encodes:
- the LOC109094882 gene encoding organic solute transporter subunit alpha-like, giving the protein MGKTDNCTFMGGGIPLSSEFFKVIKNDLWLFLLPAVFAVLLLALFMEEIGFFLHHVPSQRRRRLSLWILGIYPVFGMTSIIALYIPRSSSLCNFIASLYHSITLLKFMGLIKDFFGGKTRMLEMLAGQHVSPNPFPCCCCCCLPLFNINKTSVSWMMAAVLQLSVVRTILFFLTLVLWTDEQYDYGDVNSVNLNMYVNAIIAVSTFLSFYGYLLFYKATKRALPGYGLRAKFICIIVILVLCGLQSGILETMGALNVIPCAPPFSDLFRSQLIYHYSVIVEMFCISLFAHHAFRKVEPCHDEGEEMEIDVISALNEKAVQTEDELPIAVQLSSQEDDPCYSNLGYNSDSEDSLCKIEHAPLDRFPFPLQHRLQTAANTEKIHTTPPKDFMSVERPTITVSAEINHVNNGDATVV